In Lytechinus variegatus isolate NC3 chromosome 13, Lvar_3.0, whole genome shotgun sequence, the DNA window tattttatgacaattttcttccctgtcttaccctcagtctttatttccaattttagggcagttctggttaaatataatattctgaaatacttgtttttactatatcgacataatatgcaaatttatgcaaattacttgcttatttgcatagagacagcgtgtctctttggatgaatctttttcttttgactcaaggaacatttgtgccaagtgggacatttgtactcaaaaatgcagcgttcaacctcttaacaagtctactataaagtcgctcttaacttacgaacagcttaatgaaacggACCCTGGATTTGTTACAAGGTCCATCCGTTTACATATCTCGAATCTAACTTTTAGCTTTGTTTAGTTTTCACTATAACTCATCACCGATCTTATTTTCAGATTCAACTGTCtggattcgggggggggggcactcgacccagTATGTGGTAGGTGTATGCTACTGGCAAGTCACAATTAGGGGGAATTGCTCATTATGAAAGTGGGGCCTGTGGGGGTCCCTGGAACTACTCAAAATATTGGAATATGAGGGTCCCTGGAACTAAATCTTGTAAATATGATGACCTGGAACTGATAAACATGACAAATAATGGGACCCTGGAACTAGAGTTTTAGTAAAATGTTGATGCCCTAGAACTTGTTTCTTGTTGCCTTCTAAATCTGAGTGACGATCCCGTGCCGTCGGCGTTCATCCCTGCTAGCTGCGCTGTATCTATGATATGATATATACCCAGGCGCGGGCCAGCGCCATTCCACTGAATGTAGACAGCTAGCTCGCCACCCATTCGAATTCTTATAAGCTATTATGCATGAAGGTGTCGTGGGGGTGACTTTTTATTACCTACTGTTGcttgacaccaaataaggaatacgtaAAACTGATAAATACAGTTATTAaaagatttaatcaaatttcTTAGATCATTATGTtgtttcctttttaattttgttttacaataattgtacatgaaaatatacttaaatattgataacaaaatataacttaacaaTAATTCGtccacgcaccacgaaccgtcctcgctgcgcacttcgatgcgtaAGTAATTttggcagaaaacgcatttaaagaaaaaccAGCAATAAATGCACCTaaaaggagagcaaattattgaCCGGCGTCTTCGTTCGATAGTTCAgattccaaagtttcatcccgtatctttgtattttcttgaagtgaattatttacgcttcaatgggcatcgtaacagagtgGACGGTTCGTGTTGAAATCGCGAAGCGCaatagcgcactgtatctattccacgaaccgtcctctctgttacgatgcccactgtagcgtaaataattcaattcaagaaaatataaagatacgggatgaaactttggaatcTGAACGGTCGAACGAAgacaccggtaaataatttgctgtCCTTgaaggtgcacttattgctggttttagaaaagcttttctttaaatgcgttttctgccaaactaactttcgcatcgaagtgcgcagagaggacggttcgtggtgcgtacGACGAATTGTTGACTCGAGCCCCCATCATCTCTTCTGgacatgggcggaaatcacaggggggacgtgtcccccccccctactcaaaatagtaggggggacacaatatcaaatgtcccccctaccattttgggtctttggtgatgctaagaaatatatcactcaaaatgggaataaaacgtgcgttttgggacgagatgaccttttttttttttgcttgtcaaatatattttcgtcgaaatgaccttaaattttagacAACAtcctttttggggggggcttgtcaaattttccagaccctggtcacccccccccccctaccttttgggagagatttccgcccatgcttcTGGCCTGACATGCCCCACTcggccctggtggtcggtccaCTCGGCCTCCGCAGACAGTGCTGACCCTCTATGAGTAGCCCCCAGATCAGAGAGATGTAGCTTCAACGAATTTGTGGACGAGATCAAGCCCCaaatgatgacatgaatttttacgaatcatgtcggtggagaaccggGAGAACCGGTggcagctggggtcgttatctcgtcaTCGACTGCCTACACTAACATCCGTGGTCTATTCTAGCTTAGCTGGTTCTCCCTGATTTACTGAAATTACCCTCCTAATATACCCTACCGTTTCTAGGACTGACTGTAAAATTTCTATAAAGTGATTCAAAGAATTCAATAACAGGTGAGTGCATAAAGCAATACATTCTTTATAACCAAAGACACTTCCTGTGCACTTgtacaaatgtatttatttactgTATATAACCATCTTAAAACACCTGTACAAAATATGTCATCCACCTGATAGGGATGTGAAGGATATTCCTAacacatgtacatttttacCTAGGTTTAAATATTCACAACACATGAACTATCATTATAAACTCAGAACATGAGTCTAATCAAAGgaattaaattcaataaatttcttCCCTGACAGAAGGCTTTGGGCAGAAGAGTAACACCTCGGCGTTGACGTCATAAACTACGGGCCGGAACGAAAATGGTATCCCCTGGAGCAGAAGGAAAACAAATCCCCATTTGGCACCAAGGGTAAATAGTATGCCTTGAAACGGAAAATTGAGTATAAAAacgggggtcccctccgcggcacatacccaccgTCCACAATATACAGAACACAGGACACAGAAAATTGGTGAAACGGAACAGAAGGTTCGTCgaaagtttcggagctgacgaaaagtTACAAATACagtatgtcgtttgtccagagccAAGGACTAAACTACTGTTGTGATTcacaattttcgacaaagagtTCTTGGTGTTCTTTGTTGCGAAGGGCATTTGGCAATACATTTTCTctgttcaggggcccgttgcagaaagagtgcgtttaaacgcaagtcaaaaaatcaatcgcaagtcccaaatgcgcgctgttgattggttgaaaatcaagttgcgcatgtttttttagagttgcgattgagtgcaactctttctgcaacgggcccctgttctTGGGCCCGTGGTGCATCACAGAGGGAATACACCGTAATAATAAATCTACGGCGTCCATTAGGTCTTATAACAGTTTGCGCGCACTGAAAATCTAGAGCCCTAAATGAAATTATGCTTATGTACAAATTCGTTAATAGATACAGTACTTAAACGTTGGAGGGTTATATTTATGTACGTTTTCGTCACAGGTCTAGATACAAAGTAAGGGTAGGCTCATCACTGAGTTCAACGTGCAGTCAATTTGCCTCGATGTCGTCCATAGTGATGTCGATGGTAGAGACGGATCGATTGGTTACGGTTGTTGTCGGATCCGATGTCACTTGGGACGAGTTCTGGGATTTTCGACACCCTAGTCTCTCAAAGCTAGCACGTAGCTGTGCTCTGAAATCAGTCAGACGCAACCAGATTATGACCGGGTTCAGTATGCCGTTTATGCTTACTAATATGTCGCCAATATCGAAAAGTATCGACCAATGAATTTCCAGCCGAGCCTGATGATTGTTTACGATGAGTGAATAGATGTATTCCACCACAAGAAAGAAGACCATGATAGCCCAACAGGCGCTCATGCTTGCGACTACTAAGGCAAAGGTCACGAGTACTTTCTTGCTGTTTTTCGCGCGTCGCTGGAGCGCTGCGTCGTTGAGTCCGACGTTCTCAGAGATCCTGGCGATCTTTTTGTAGATAAGGATGTAACATATAGCCATGATGAAGAGAGATGCCAGTACGATACACGGAGATATGAAATAGACAAGAGTGTAAGATACAGCTGCTCTGCTAAATccatgaagaagaaaatataccGCGGACACAACTATCCAAACGACCATACAAACAGCTATAGATCGCTTGGCAGTGACGATGCGACGGCTTCCGAGAGCGTCAATGCGAAGGATGATGAGACGCTCGAAAGCGATGGCGAGTGTACTTAGTATCGATATGACCAAACCAGTCACAAACAGACATCGAGTCCATGAGTCAGCTCCCATTTCAAATGAAATCTGTATTAGAATGAGAAAACATAAGGATTCCATATATTAACTATGCAGGCCCTATATTATTCATTCTGTACATTATCATCGATGATCATCAATAGCGATGTTTATTATTATCCACCTCTTCCACAACATCCACACTCTGACTTATACCTATCCTTTTCCGCAAAACACAACAGTCCTTATTGCCTATACCCTCCATCCCTCCAAACAACTCACACCCTCGCACACGCACTTCATTTACACACATACgtttcaccatcatcatgtgATAAACATTATGCTAATTAACAAGCGTACATCTCACCTCGAGAAACTCAAACAAGTTGGAGATGAACATTGCGAAAGCTGAGATGCAATCTGCGAGAGCCAAGCTAAAAGTGAAGATATGCTGTTC includes these proteins:
- the LOC121426012 gene encoding adenosine receptor A3-like — protein: MADSLRNDIYHAAMFVFPSLGTVINLATVCAILLNKALRKEQHIFTFSLALADCISAFAMFISNLFEFLEISFEMGADSWTRCLFVTGLVISILSTLAIAFERLIILRIDALGSRRIVTAKRSIAVCMVVWIVVSAVYFLLHGFSRAAVSYTLVYFISPCIVLASLFIMAICYILIYKKIARISENVGLNDAALQRRAKNSKKVLVTFALVVASMSACWAIMVFFLVVEYIYSLIVNNHQARLEIHWSILFDIGDILVSINGILNPVIIWLRLTDFRAQLRASFERLGCRKSQNSSQVTSDPTTTVTNRSVSTIDITMDDIEAN